From the Primulina tabacum isolate GXHZ01 chromosome 15, ASM2559414v2, whole genome shotgun sequence genome, one window contains:
- the LOC142525782 gene encoding uncharacterized protein LOC142525782 gives MTHSKVSGRMIKWIVELGEYDIEYKPRVAIKAQALSDFLSEMVQPNEEEVWRIFVDGASSLAGCGVGVVIISPPEEKIKLALRIDSRVTNNEAEYEAVLAGIQAIREVGASRIILYSDSQLITQQIKGVYEAEDDRMLKYLQLIKARAEVFADWGIEQITREENSEADALAKMAASLSEVSTREILHASRLILSTEEEMLPEPEDSWMKPLIKFIVNNELPEKRARAQKTKRQAPRFVLLNNILYRRSFQ, from the coding sequence ATGACTCACTCTAAAGTATCCGGTCGAATGATCAAGTGGATAGTAGAGTTGGGGGAGTATGACATTGAATACAAACCCCGGGTTGCCATCAAAGCACAAGCTCTGTCAGATTTTTTATCCGAGATGGTCCAACCCAATGAGGAGGAAGTATGGAGAATATTCGTGGATGGGGCGTCTAGCCTTGCCGGGTGTGGAGTAGGGGTTGTGATAATATCTCCCCCGGAAGAAAAGATTAAACTAGCACTGAGGATTGACTCCCGGGTAACCAACAATGAGGCCGAGTATGAAGCTGTCCTAGCTGGTATTCAAGCTATTCGAGAAGTCGGGGCTTCCCGGATTATTCTATATTCTGATTCGCAACTCATTACTCAGCAGATAAAGGGCGTGTATGAAGCTGAGGATGATAGGATGCTAAAGTATTTACAGCTCATCAAAGCCCGAGCAGAAGTTTTTGCGGATTGGGGTATTGAACAAATAACCCGGGAAGAGAATAGCGAGGCAGATGCTCTGGCAAAAATGGCTGCTTCTTTGTCAGAAGTTAGTACCCGGGAAATCTTGCATGCATCTCGGCTGATCCTTTCTACTGAGGAAGAAATGTTACCAGAACCCGAGGACTCCTGGATGAAACCTCTGATCAAGTTCATCGTAAATAATGAACTACCCGAGAAAAGAGCCCGAGCTCAGAAAACTAAGAGACAAGctcccaggtttgttctcttaaataatattttgtacagGAGATCGTTCCAGTGA
- the LOC142526977 gene encoding basic form of pathogenesis-related protein 1-like has product MGSLTKTTLPPVSLFIILTMLPYSGKAQNTPQDYLNAHNTARAEVGVQPMTWDENVAAYAQDYANQHTGDCELVHSSGPYGENLAEGSGELTGTDAVSLWVGEKSNYDYSSNACTGGMCGHYTQVVWNESARLGCARVQCENEGWFVSCNYDPPGNVIGQSPY; this is encoded by the coding sequence ATGGGAAGTCTAACAAAAACAACACTGCCACCGGTCAGTCTTTTCATTATCCTAACCATGTTACCTTACTCCGGTAAAGCACAAAACACCCCACAAGACTACTTAAACGCTCACAATACCGCCCGTGCCGAGGTCGGTGTTCAGCCTATGACATGGGACGAAAATGTTGCGGCTTATGCACAAGACTACGCGAATCAACACACTGGTGATTGCGAACTCGTGCACTCCTCGGGTCCATACGGGGAGAATCTTGCTGAGGGGAGCGGTGAGTTAACCGGCACAGATGCGGTGAGTTTGTGGGTCGGGGAGAAGTCCAACTACGACTACTCGTCCAACGCTTGCACCGGAGGAATGTGCGGACACTATACGCAAGTGGTCTGGAATGAATCGGCTCGGCTCGGTTGTGCTCGGGTTCAATGTGAGAATGAGGGTTGGTTTGTTTCTTGCAACTATGATCCTCCAGGCAATGTCATTGGCCAATCTCCCTATTGA